In one window of Streptomyces sp. NBC_01224 DNA:
- a CDS encoding type I polyketide synthase, translating into MREYLKWVTADLHQTRQRLQEVEAADPEPVAIVGMSCRYPGGVRSPEDLWELASSGVDAISGFPLDRGWESLGGATDAAGPSFAMQGGFLDDVGGFDAAFFGISPREALAMDPQQRLLLETSWEAIERAGIPLETLRGSRTGVFAGTTGQDYSILLQPPPEGTGGYVLTGTSASVVSGRIAYTLGLEGPAVTVDTACSTSLVTLHLAVQALRSGECSLALAGGATVMSTPSAFYGFSDQGGLASDGRCKSFAATADGTAWSEGVGVLLLERLSDARRNGHDVLAVVRGTAVNQDGASNGLTAPNGPSQQRVILQALADARLSAQDIDAVEAHGTGTRLGDPIEAEALMATYGQGRPAARPLRLGALKSNIGHSQAAAGVAGVIKMVMAMRHGTLPRTLHVDSPSSQVDWSAGAVELLTEQMEWPGTGEPRRAGVSSFGMSGTNAHVIIEQAPADKAPAEQAPADEAPGARSDGSSPLGGAALPFVLSGKSSAAVAEQAARLLALLSSEPDAVLPDVAWSLATARTRFTHRAAVVASERAELVAGLGMLAGDRSGPGVVRGVAGGAVAPVFVFPGQGSQWVGMAAGLLESSSVFAERLAECGAALEPFTGWSLLGVLRGESGVPGLDRVDVVQPVLWAVMVSLAEVWRAAGVVPGAVMGHSQGEIAAVCVAGGLSLEDGARVVALRSRAILELSGLGGMVSVAESAGRVEARLAGWGGRLSVAAVNGPSSVVVSGDGDALDELVVVCRGEGVRAKRIDVDYASHSAHVERIRERLLDVLSGVVPRASGVPLYSTVTGGLLDTAGMDAEYWYTNLRGTVRLEETTRVLLGAGHGVFVEVSPHPVLAVGLQETFEAAGSDAVALGTLRRDEDESRRFMTSLAEAHAHGVDLDWKTLFAGTGAQPVDLPTYAFQHQNFWPEAQTASTASGEADPLDARFWDVVERGDTDALAADLELDGASRSALGTVLPALSSWRRQQRDESTVDSWRYRVTWQPLTVLPAPSLSGTWLLVVPESEADNETVHETVGGLTRHGADVSVFTVPAGADRKLLAGRLADVPDPAGVASLLSLLAGPDAQHPVIPAGLAADVELVKALGDAGRSAPLWCLTRSAVSVGRSDGTVRTDQAMHWGFGRVVALEHPDRWGGLIDLPATLDDRAWTRICGVLTGGDDAEDQVAVRASGALGRRLQRGRSAPGTAGNKWTPRGTVLITGGTGALGSFIARRLIGEGAEHVVLTSRRGADAPGAQDLRDELTALGARVTLAACDVTNREALAATVRTLREAGDRVTAVVHAAGVGQLSVITETSPAEYAAVLQAKVLGATHLHEVFGDEELDAFILFSSISGVWGSGGQGAYGAANAYLDALAQQRRAAGLAATAMSWGAWGGAGMARGSAEEILSRRGLPAMDPQLAIDAMQEAVGSGETMLTVADVQWERFAPTFTVTRPSPLLENLPEVRRVLAAAAETEAAGMGDLSAFQQRLTALPENERPDFVLELVRGEAAAVLGFTDAAAVEANRAFRELGFDSLTAVEVRNRLNGATGLRLPTTVVFDYPTATALAGHLLAESFGQDDETAAVAAVAVLDDDPIVIVGMGCRFPGDVRTPEQLWDLAVTGTDAISGFPVDRGWGRGADDGSAPAFTPAGGFLHGAGGFDADFFGISPREALAMDPQQRLLLETSWEAFERAGIAPVSARGSRTGVFVGASSQGYASDVHQPPEGVEGYLLTGTATAVLSGRIAYSLGLEGPAVTIDTACSSSMVALHLAAQSLSQGECSMALVGGAAVMATPAVFAEFSRQGGLSSSGRCKAFAEAADGTGWGEGVGVLLLERQSDAERNGHQVLAVVKGSAINQDGASNGLSAPNGPAQQRVIRQALANAGLTADRIDAVEAHGTGTTLGDPIEAQAVLTTYGQDRPADRPLLLGSLKSNIGHTQAAAGVAGIIKMVMALRNGVLPQTLHIDEPSTHVDWSSGAVELLTEQRDWPETGHPRRCGVSSFGVSGTNAHVILEQAPEPAAAAPRTTAVDGPLPWTVSARDEAALYAQAERLRDAVLADPDLNLLDVAHSLATNRSVHEQRAVLVADDREAFLEGLTALAANGTAPGLVRGTETRGRTAVLFTGQGAQRSGMGRALYDAYPAFADAFDAVCSELDRHLDLPVRDVVFDGGELLDQTLFTQAGLFALEVALYRLVSSWGVKPDYLLGHSIGELSAAHVAGVLSLEDAATLVAARGRLMQALPAGGAMVSLQAAEAEVLPLLTAGVSIAALNGPRSTVVSGDEADVLVIAEHFETQGRKTKRLRVSHAFHSPHMDDMLADFRKIAEGLTFQEPTLAVVSDVTGTVLSADEIRDPEYWVRHVRGTVRFLDGVRTLQDQGVTAFLELGPDGVLSAMAQDCATDGDAVFVPALRSDRPEPRTLLSALAGLHVRGASVDWPRYFAGSGARSVALPTYAFQHRHYWLRGGGAAGDVRSAGLGPANHPLLGAAVQIGHSDAHLFTGRLALDSHPWLADHTVLGTVLMPGTAFVELAVKAGDEVGCGHVEELVIEAPLVLSDEGSVALQLWVGPADASGRRTLEIHSRDLGGPEALWTRHASGSLSAAENRDRPDDLTVWPPEGAVAVPVEGLYDHLTSIGYAYGPVFQGLHSAWRLGEEVFAEVALPEATEPGADRFGLHPALLDSALHAMGLSTSHDSADDDSAGRNRLPFAWNGVTLYTAGADALRVRITPKDTDGVSLTLAGPSGEPVATIESLVLRTVTATQLDGARRATYHDSLFRLGWSAAHLPRELPDARWAVLGEDHLELAAAGVGIDVFPGAEDLAAAPVLPPAVLLPLAPQTADEPTVQRTHDRTADVLATVRTWLCDDRFTDVLMVVATRGAVSVDGEDVPDPAQTAVWGLLRSVQSEAPGRFVLVDLDETDLSARNLATAVATGEPQLALRAGQVYAPVLNRVEATEPTRSGDVDPDGTVLVTGAGGVLGGLVARRLAERGARHMLLVGRRGAAAPGAAELAAELTQAGVHVTFAACDAADRAALAGVLDGISAAHPLTSVVHAAGVVDDGVVASLTPQRLAAVLRPKVDAAWNLHELTERWDLAEFILFSSAAGTFGGPGQANYAAANAFLEGLAQHRHARGLPATALAWGPWAESGMAGRMDAADIARMARSGLVPLSQEQGIDLFDLARTTDHPALMPTRLSTDTAQIRADAMPPLLRGLIRLPTRPTAERSGRTAEAATVLKERLTAAGGAERTGILLDTLRTAIADVLGHSSSAAVVVTRGFLEIGFDSLTAVELRNRLNTLTGLRLPSTLVFDHPSPEALALYLRDELVGDGTVSALSLLAELDRLEATLADVPADDADRVKVTERLRGLMSGWHDGDGSDGHGSVRSIEEATADELFDLLDDELESS; encoded by the coding sequence CTGCGGGAATACCTCAAGTGGGTTACCGCGGATCTGCACCAGACCCGTCAGCGTCTGCAGGAGGTCGAAGCAGCCGACCCGGAGCCCGTCGCGATCGTCGGCATGAGCTGCCGGTATCCGGGCGGTGTGCGCAGCCCCGAGGACCTGTGGGAGCTGGCGTCCTCCGGCGTCGACGCCATATCCGGTTTCCCCCTGGACCGCGGCTGGGAAAGCCTCGGCGGCGCCACTGACGCCGCAGGGCCCTCGTTCGCCATGCAGGGCGGCTTCCTGGACGACGTCGGTGGGTTCGACGCGGCGTTCTTCGGGATCTCGCCGCGTGAGGCGCTGGCGATGGACCCGCAGCAGCGGCTGCTCCTGGAGACCTCCTGGGAAGCCATCGAGCGGGCCGGCATCCCCCTGGAAACGCTCCGGGGCAGTCGTACCGGCGTGTTCGCGGGTACAACGGGCCAGGACTACTCGATACTGCTCCAGCCGCCCCCGGAAGGAACCGGCGGCTATGTGCTGACCGGTACTTCGGCGAGCGTCGTCTCCGGGCGCATCGCCTATACGCTCGGTCTGGAAGGGCCGGCCGTCACGGTCGACACGGCCTGTTCCACCTCCCTCGTCACTCTGCACCTTGCCGTGCAGGCCCTGCGCTCCGGCGAATGCTCGCTGGCGCTGGCAGGGGGAGCGACCGTGATGTCGACTCCCAGCGCCTTCTACGGCTTCAGCGACCAGGGCGGACTCGCCTCCGACGGCCGTTGCAAGTCGTTCGCCGCGACGGCCGACGGCACCGCGTGGTCCGAAGGCGTCGGCGTTCTGCTGCTGGAACGGCTCTCGGACGCCCGCCGCAACGGCCATGACGTACTGGCGGTCGTTCGGGGCACCGCCGTCAACCAGGACGGTGCGTCCAACGGCCTGACGGCGCCCAACGGCCCCTCGCAGCAGCGTGTCATCCTCCAAGCCCTTGCCGACGCCCGGCTGTCGGCGCAGGACATCGATGCTGTCGAGGCGCACGGGACCGGCACTCGGCTGGGTGACCCGATCGAGGCCGAGGCGCTCATGGCGACCTACGGCCAGGGCCGCCCTGCGGCACGGCCCCTGCGTCTGGGAGCCCTGAAGTCGAACATCGGGCACTCGCAGGCCGCAGCCGGCGTGGCCGGTGTGATCAAGATGGTCATGGCGATGCGGCACGGGACGCTGCCGCGCACCCTGCACGTCGACAGTCCGTCCTCACAGGTGGACTGGTCGGCAGGAGCCGTCGAGCTGCTGACCGAGCAGATGGAGTGGCCGGGCACGGGAGAACCCCGGCGGGCGGGTGTGTCGTCCTTCGGCATGAGCGGCACCAACGCGCATGTGATCATTGAGCAGGCCCCCGCAGACAAGGCCCCCGCCGAGCAGGCTCCCGCCGACGAGGCCCCCGGGGCGCGCTCTGACGGGTCTTCGCCGCTGGGCGGTGCGGCGCTGCCGTTCGTACTGTCCGGGAAGTCGTCCGCTGCGGTGGCGGAGCAGGCAGCCCGGTTGCTCGCCCTGCTGAGCAGTGAGCCGGACGCGGTCCTGCCGGATGTGGCGTGGTCGTTGGCCACTGCGCGTACGAGGTTCACGCACCGGGCTGCTGTGGTGGCTTCGGAGCGTGCGGAGTTGGTGGCCGGCCTGGGCATGCTGGCCGGGGACCGCTCCGGTCCGGGTGTGGTGCGGGGTGTTGCTGGTGGTGCGGTGGCTCCGGTGTTTGTGTTTCCGGGGCAGGGGTCGCAGTGGGTGGGTATGGCTGCGGGGTTGTTGGAGTCCTCGTCGGTGTTTGCGGAGCGGTTGGCTGAGTGTGGTGCGGCGTTGGAGCCGTTCACGGGGTGGTCGTTGTTGGGTGTGTTGCGTGGTGAGTCGGGTGTGCCTGGGTTGGATCGGGTTGATGTGGTGCAGCCGGTGTTGTGGGCGGTGATGGTGTCGCTTGCCGAGGTGTGGCGTGCGGCGGGTGTGGTGCCTGGGGCGGTGATGGGGCATTCGCAGGGGGAGATTGCGGCGGTGTGTGTGGCGGGTGGGTTGTCCTTGGAGGACGGTGCGCGGGTGGTGGCGTTGCGGAGTCGGGCGATTTTGGAGTTGTCGGGTCTGGGCGGGATGGTGTCGGTGGCGGAGTCGGCGGGTCGGGTGGAGGCGCGGCTTGCGGGGTGGGGTGGGCGGTTGTCGGTGGCGGCGGTGAATGGGCCGTCGTCGGTGGTTGTGTCGGGTGATGGTGATGCGTTGGACGAGTTGGTGGTGGTGTGTCGGGGTGAGGGGGTGCGGGCCAAGCGTATTGATGTTGATTACGCGTCGCACAGTGCTCATGTGGAGCGGATTCGTGAGCGGTTGCTGGATGTGTTGTCGGGGGTGGTGCCGCGGGCTTCGGGGGTGCCGTTGTATTCGACGGTGACGGGTGGGTTGTTGGACACGGCGGGGATGGACGCGGAGTACTGGTACACGAATTTGCGGGGGACGGTGCGTCTGGAGGAGACGACTCGGGTTCTGCTGGGGGCCGGGCATGGGGTGTTCGTCGAGGTCAGTCCGCATCCGGTGCTTGCGGTCGGGTTGCAGGAGACGTTCGAGGCGGCGGGGAGTGATGCGGTGGCTCTGGGGACGTTGCGACGGGACGAGGACGAGTCCCGCCGTTTCATGACCTCCCTCGCCGAAGCCCACGCGCACGGAGTCGACCTCGACTGGAAGACCCTGTTCGCGGGTACCGGGGCCCAGCCCGTCGACCTGCCCACCTACGCCTTCCAGCACCAGAACTTCTGGCCCGAAGCACAGACGGCCTCCACCGCGTCGGGAGAGGCCGATCCGCTGGACGCCCGGTTCTGGGACGTCGTCGAGCGCGGCGACACGGATGCCCTGGCGGCCGATCTGGAACTGGACGGCGCTTCGCGCTCCGCGCTGGGCACAGTGCTGCCGGCGCTGTCCTCCTGGCGGCGGCAGCAGCGGGACGAGTCGACCGTCGACTCATGGCGCTACCGCGTGACATGGCAGCCCCTGACGGTCCTGCCGGCCCCTTCCCTGTCCGGGACCTGGCTGCTCGTCGTACCCGAATCCGAGGCCGACAACGAGACGGTGCACGAGACCGTGGGCGGCCTGACCCGCCACGGTGCCGACGTGTCGGTGTTCACTGTCCCGGCAGGAGCGGACCGCAAGCTCCTTGCCGGGCGACTGGCCGACGTACCCGACCCGGCAGGGGTGGCCTCCCTGCTGTCGCTGCTCGCAGGACCCGACGCTCAGCACCCGGTGATCCCGGCGGGTCTTGCCGCCGACGTCGAGCTCGTCAAGGCACTCGGCGACGCCGGCCGGTCCGCCCCGCTGTGGTGTCTCACCCGGAGTGCGGTCTCCGTCGGCCGCTCCGACGGCACCGTCCGCACGGACCAGGCGATGCACTGGGGCTTCGGCCGCGTGGTCGCGCTGGAGCACCCCGACCGGTGGGGCGGTCTCATCGACCTTCCCGCCACCCTGGACGACCGCGCCTGGACCCGTATCTGTGGCGTATTGACCGGCGGCGACGACGCCGAGGACCAGGTCGCAGTCCGGGCTTCGGGCGCCTTGGGCCGCCGACTGCAACGTGGCCGGTCAGCCCCGGGGACAGCAGGGAACAAGTGGACACCGCGGGGCACCGTACTGATCACCGGTGGCACCGGCGCCCTCGGCTCGTTCATCGCCCGCAGGCTGATCGGTGAGGGCGCCGAGCATGTCGTACTCACCAGCCGTCGCGGCGCCGACGCTCCCGGCGCGCAGGACCTCCGGGACGAACTGACGGCCCTGGGCGCCCGGGTGACGCTGGCCGCGTGCGACGTCACGAACCGTGAAGCGCTCGCCGCGACGGTACGGACGCTGCGTGAGGCGGGAGACCGGGTCACGGCCGTCGTGCACGCCGCAGGTGTCGGCCAGCTCAGCGTCATCACGGAGACGAGCCCCGCCGAGTACGCCGCCGTGCTCCAAGCGAAGGTCCTCGGCGCTACCCACCTCCACGAGGTCTTCGGCGACGAAGAACTCGACGCGTTCATCCTGTTCTCCTCGATCTCCGGAGTCTGGGGCAGTGGCGGCCAGGGCGCGTACGGCGCGGCCAACGCCTACCTCGACGCCCTCGCCCAGCAGCGGCGAGCCGCTGGACTGGCCGCCACCGCGATGTCGTGGGGCGCGTGGGGCGGTGCCGGTATGGCCAGGGGTTCGGCGGAGGAGATCCTGAGCAGGCGTGGCCTGCCGGCGATGGACCCTCAGCTGGCCATCGACGCGATGCAGGAAGCGGTCGGCTCCGGCGAGACGATGCTGACCGTGGCGGACGTCCAGTGGGAGAGGTTCGCGCCCACGTTCACCGTGACCCGGCCCAGCCCTCTCCTGGAGAATCTGCCGGAGGTACGCCGTGTGCTGGCGGCGGCCGCCGAGACCGAGGCCGCGGGCATGGGCGACCTCTCCGCATTCCAGCAGCGGCTCACCGCGCTCCCGGAAAACGAACGCCCCGACTTCGTACTGGAGCTGGTGCGCGGCGAAGCCGCTGCCGTACTCGGCTTCACCGACGCGGCGGCGGTGGAGGCCAACCGCGCGTTCCGCGAGCTGGGCTTCGACTCGCTGACCGCCGTGGAGGTACGCAACCGGCTCAACGGTGCCACCGGACTGCGGCTTCCCACCACCGTGGTCTTCGACTACCCGACCGCGACCGCGCTGGCCGGGCACCTCCTCGCCGAGTCCTTCGGACAGGACGACGAGACGGCCGCCGTCGCCGCCGTCGCCGTCCTCGACGACGACCCGATCGTCATCGTCGGTATGGGCTGCCGCTTCCCCGGAGACGTGCGAACGCCCGAGCAGCTGTGGGACCTCGCCGTCACCGGCACCGACGCGATCTCGGGCTTCCCCGTCGACCGCGGATGGGGCCGTGGCGCCGATGACGGAAGTGCTCCGGCGTTCACCCCCGCCGGTGGTTTCCTCCACGGGGCGGGCGGGTTCGACGCGGACTTCTTCGGCATCTCGCCGCGCGAGGCGCTGGCCATGGACCCGCAGCAGCGACTGCTGCTGGAAACCTCGTGGGAGGCGTTTGAACGCGCCGGTATAGCCCCGGTGTCCGCACGCGGAAGCCGGACCGGTGTGTTCGTCGGCGCCTCCTCGCAGGGGTACGCCAGTGACGTCCACCAGCCGCCGGAGGGCGTCGAGGGCTATCTGCTGACCGGCACCGCCACCGCGGTCCTCTCCGGTCGCATCGCGTACTCGCTCGGGCTCGAGGGCCCCGCCGTCACCATCGACACAGCGTGTTCGTCGTCCATGGTGGCCCTGCACCTGGCCGCGCAGTCCCTGAGCCAGGGCGAGTGCTCGATGGCCCTGGTGGGCGGCGCCGCGGTGATGGCCACCCCGGCCGTGTTCGCCGAGTTCAGCAGACAGGGCGGACTGTCCTCCAGCGGCCGGTGCAAGGCTTTCGCCGAGGCGGCGGACGGCACGGGCTGGGGCGAAGGCGTCGGTGTCCTGCTGCTGGAGCGCCAGTCCGACGCCGAGCGCAACGGCCACCAGGTCCTGGCGGTCGTCAAGGGCAGCGCCATCAACCAGGACGGCGCGAGCAACGGCCTCAGCGCCCCCAACGGCCCCGCACAGCAGCGCGTCATCCGGCAGGCACTCGCCAACGCCGGCCTGACCGCCGACCGGATCGACGCCGTGGAGGCCCACGGCACCGGCACGACGCTCGGCGACCCCATCGAGGCGCAGGCCGTCCTGACGACGTACGGGCAGGACCGTCCGGCGGACCGGCCGCTGCTGCTCGGCTCCCTGAAGTCCAACATCGGCCACACCCAAGCCGCCGCCGGGGTCGCCGGAATCATCAAAATGGTGATGGCCCTGCGCAACGGTGTGCTGCCGCAGACGCTGCACATCGACGAACCGTCCACCCATGTCGACTGGTCGTCCGGTGCCGTGGAACTGCTCACCGAGCAGCGGGACTGGCCGGAGACCGGGCACCCCCGCAGGTGCGGCGTCTCGTCGTTCGGCGTGAGCGGTACGAACGCGCACGTCATCCTCGAGCAGGCACCGGAGCCGGCCGCCGCCGCACCCCGCACGACCGCCGTCGACGGACCGCTGCCCTGGACCGTGTCCGCACGGGACGAGGCGGCGCTGTACGCCCAGGCGGAACGGCTGCGCGACGCGGTACTCGCCGACCCGGACCTCAACCTCCTGGACGTCGCGCACTCGCTGGCGACCAACCGTTCCGTGCATGAACAGCGCGCGGTACTCGTCGCGGACGACCGGGAAGCCTTCCTCGAAGGACTCACCGCCCTCGCCGCCAACGGCACCGCCCCCGGGCTCGTACGAGGTACGGAGACGCGCGGCAGAACAGCTGTGCTGTTCACCGGACAGGGGGCGCAGCGGTCCGGGATGGGACGCGCGCTGTACGACGCGTATCCCGCGTTCGCGGACGCCTTCGACGCGGTCTGCTCGGAGTTGGACCGCCATCTGGACCTGCCCGTCCGCGATGTGGTGTTCGACGGTGGGGAACTGCTGGACCAGACCCTGTTCACCCAGGCAGGGCTCTTCGCGCTCGAAGTGGCGCTGTACCGGCTCGTGTCCTCGTGGGGCGTCAAGCCCGACTACCTGCTCGGACACTCGATCGGTGAGCTGTCCGCCGCCCACGTGGCGGGTGTGCTCTCGCTCGAGGACGCGGCGACGCTCGTCGCCGCCCGGGGCCGGCTCATGCAGGCGCTGCCCGCCGGCGGTGCGATGGTCTCCCTCCAGGCGGCAGAGGCGGAGGTCCTGCCGCTGCTGACCGCCGGCGTATCGATCGCCGCACTCAACGGACCCCGGTCGACGGTCGTCTCGGGCGACGAGGCCGACGTACTGGTCATCGCTGAGCACTTCGAGACCCAGGGCCGCAAGACGAAGCGCCTGCGCGTCAGCCACGCCTTCCACTCCCCGCACATGGACGACATGCTGGCGGATTTCCGTAAGATCGCCGAAGGCCTCACGTTCCAGGAACCCACCCTCGCGGTCGTCTCCGACGTGACCGGGACCGTGCTGAGCGCCGACGAGATCCGGGACCCCGAGTACTGGGTGCGCCATGTGAGGGGGACCGTCCGCTTCCTGGACGGCGTACGCACCCTGCAGGACCAGGGGGTGACCGCCTTCCTGGAGCTGGGCCCCGACGGTGTGCTCTCCGCGATGGCCCAGGACTGTGCCACCGACGGGGACGCGGTCTTCGTACCGGCGTTGCGTTCCGACCGCCCCGAACCCCGGACCCTGCTGAGCGCCCTCGCCGGCCTCCACGTGCGCGGCGCGTCCGTCGACTGGCCGCGGTACTTCGCCGGCAGCGGTGCCCGGAGCGTCGCTCTTCCCACCTACGCCTTCCAGCACCGCCACTACTGGCTGCGGGGCGGCGGCGCGGCGGGAGACGTCCGCTCGGCCGGGCTCGGCCCCGCCAACCACCCGCTGCTGGGCGCGGCGGTGCAGATCGGCCACAGCGACGCCCACCTGTTCACCGGCCGTCTCGCGCTGGACAGCCACCCCTGGCTCGCCGACCACACCGTCCTGGGCACTGTGCTCATGCCGGGCACCGCGTTCGTCGAGCTGGCCGTCAAGGCGGGCGACGAGGTCGGCTGCGGCCACGTCGAGGAACTCGTCATCGAGGCTCCGCTCGTCCTGTCCGACGAGGGATCCGTCGCACTCCAGCTGTGGGTGGGACCGGCCGACGCGTCGGGCCGCCGGACGCTGGAGATCCACTCGCGCGACCTCGGCGGGCCCGAAGCCCTCTGGACCCGCCACGCGAGCGGCTCCCTCTCGGCGGCCGAGAACCGCGACCGGCCGGACGACCTCACCGTATGGCCCCCCGAAGGCGCCGTCGCCGTACCGGTCGAGGGTCTCTACGACCACCTCACATCGATCGGGTACGCCTACGGGCCGGTCTTCCAGGGGCTGCACTCCGCATGGCGGCTCGGCGAGGAGGTCTTCGCCGAGGTGGCACTGCCCGAGGCGACGGAGCCCGGGGCCGACCGGTTCGGCCTGCACCCGGCCCTTCTCGACTCGGCCCTGCACGCCATGGGGCTCAGCACGTCGCACGATTCCGCCGACGACGACAGCGCGGGGCGCAACCGCCTCCCGTTCGCGTGGAACGGCGTGACGCTGTACACGGCGGGCGCCGATGCCCTGCGCGTGCGCATCACCCCCAAGGACACCGATGGCGTCTCGCTCACCCTCGCCGGCCCGTCCGGCGAACCGGTCGCCACGATCGAGTCCCTGGTCCTGCGCACCGTCACGGCCACACAGCTCGACGGGGCGCGGCGGGCCACATACCACGACTCGCTGTTCCGCCTCGGCTGGTCGGCCGCACACCTCCCCCGGGAGCTCCCGGACGCCCGTTGGGCGGTGCTCGGGGAGGACCACCTCGAACTCGCCGCCGCGGGGGTCGGCATCGACGTCTTCCCCGGGGCGGAGGATCTGGCAGCCGCCCCCGTGCTGCCGCCGGCCGTCCTGTTGCCCCTCGCGCCGCAGACGGCGGACGAGCCGACCGTGCAGCGCACACACGACCGCACGGCCGATGTCCTGGCCACCGTCCGGACCTGGCTGTGCGACGACCGGTTCACCGACGTCCTGATGGTCGTCGCGACACGTGGTGCGGTCTCCGTCGACGGGGAGGACGTACCGGACCCCGCGCAGACAGCGGTCTGGGGCCTGCTGCGCTCCGTGCAGTCGGAGGCGCCCGGCAGGTTCGTCCTGGTCGACCTCGACGAGACCGACCTGTCGGCCCGCAACCTCGCCACGGCCGTCGCCACCGGCGAGCCGCAACTGGCCCTGCGAGCCGGACAGGTTTACGCCCCGGTCCTGAACCGGGTGGAGGCCACCGAGCCCACCCGGTCCGGCGACGTCGACCCGGACGGAACCGTACTGGTCACGGGTGCCGGCGGAGTGCTGGGCGGCCTGGTGGCACGCCGCCTCGCCGAGCGCGGTGCGCGCCACATGCTGCTGGTCGGCCGCCGTGGCGCGGCCGCACCGGGCGCCGCGGAACTGGCCGCGGAGCTGACACAAGCAGGCGTGCACGTCACCTTCGCGGCCTGCGATGCCGCCGACCGGGCGGCACTGGCCGGCGTACTCGACGGCATCTCCGCAGCGCACCCGCTGACCTCGGTCGTTCATGCCGCGGGCGTGGTGGACGACGGCGTCGTGGCATCCCTGACCCCGCAGCGACTCGCCGCCGTACTGCGGCCCAAGGTCGACGCTGCCTGGAATCTGCACGAGTTGACCGAGCGGTGGGACCTGGCGGAGTTCATCCTCTTCTCCTCCGCGGCCGGCACCTTCGGCGGCCCGGGGCAGGCCAACTACGCCGCTGCCAACGCCTTCCTGGAAGGCCTTGCCCAGCACCGGCACGCCCGCGGTCTGCCCGCGACCGCCCTGGCCTGGGGGCCGTGGGCCGAGAGCGGCATGGCCGGCCGGATGGACGCCGCCGACATCGCCCGCATGGCCCGCTCCGGACTCGTACCGCTGTCCCAGGAACAGGGAATCGATCTGTTCGACCTCGCCCGCACGACAGACCACCCGGCCCTCATGCCGACCCGGCTGAGCACCGACACCGCACAGATACGCGCCGACGCGATGCCTCCGCTGCTGCGCGGTCTGATCCGGCTGCCCACCAGGCCCACGGCGGAGAGGAGCGGCCGGACGGCCGAAGCCGCCACGGTGCTCAAGGAACGGCTCACCGCGGCGGGCGGGGCGGAGCGCACCGGCATTCTTCTCGACACGCTGCGCACAGCGATCGCCGACGTACTGGGCCACAGCTCTTCCGCGGCCGTCGTCGTCACGAGGGGCTTCCTCGAGATCGGCTTCGACTCGCTCACCGCCGTGGAACTGCGCAACCGGCTCAACACCCTGACCGGGCTGCGGCTGCCCTCGACGCTTGTCTTCGACCATCCGTCCCCCGAGGCGCTCGCCCTGTACCTGCGGGACGAACTCGTCGGCGACGGAACGGTGTCGGCCCTCTCGCTGCTCGCCGAACTGGACCGGCTGGAGGCCACGCTCGCCGACGTGCCGGCCGACGACGCCGACCGCGTCAAGGTGACCGAACGGCTGCGCGGGCTGATGTCCGGCTGGCACGACGGCGACGGCTCCGACGGGCACGGCTCGGTCCGGAGCATCGAGGAGGCCACGGCGGACGAACTCTTCGACCTGCTGGACGACGAGCTCGAATCCTCCTGA